A section of the Clostridium felsineum DSM 794 genome encodes:
- a CDS encoding peptide deformylase has product MVKPIVKDILFLGQKSEETTKNDISVVDDLMDTLRANLEICVGLAGNMIGVKKRILVFAIGNFIVPMINPVILKKEKPHEIEESCLSLIGFRKTKRYEMIEVEYLDRNFKKQKQVFTGFTAQIIQHEMDHFEGIII; this is encoded by the coding sequence ATGGTAAAGCCAATTGTAAAAGATATATTATTTTTAGGGCAAAAATCAGAGGAGACTACTAAAAATGATATATCAGTAGTTGATGATTTAATGGATACATTAAGAGCAAACTTAGAGATTTGTGTTGGGCTCGCTGGTAATATGATTGGAGTAAAAAAGCGTATATTGGTATTTGCGATAGGAAACTTTATTGTGCCTATGATAAATCCAGTTATATTAAAGAAAGAAAAGCCTCATGAAATAGAAGAGAGTTGTTTATCTTTAATTGGTTTTAGAAAAACAAAGAGATATGAAATGATAGAAGTGGAGTATCTTGATAGAAACTTTAAGAAGCAAAAACAAGTGTTTACTGGATTTACAGCACAAATAATTCAACATGAAATGGATCATTTTGAGGGGATAATAATCTAA
- a CDS encoding GyrI-like domain-containing protein yields MKYEIVSLKEKIVVGVSAITGNDDPNMGKTIGGLWEKLYQGGINRTIRNKVNEYAIGLYSDYEDNKYLVTAGNEVSKAENEGLTIKKIPAGKYAKFSIEGHMEKAVAEAWNKIWEMDLERTYKADFEEYLNSDFDNAKIDIYISLK; encoded by the coding sequence ATGAAGTATGAGATTGTTAGCTTAAAAGAAAAAATAGTAGTTGGGGTTAGTGCTATTACAGGTAATGATGATCCTAATATGGGAAAAACTATTGGAGGTCTTTGGGAAAAGTTATATCAAGGTGGTATTAATAGAACAATAAGAAATAAAGTGAATGAATATGCTATAGGACTTTATTCAGATTATGAAGATAATAAATATTTAGTTACAGCAGGAAATGAGGTTAGTAAGGCTGAAAATGAAGGGCTTACAATAAAGAAAATTCCTGCAGGCAAATATGCTAAGTTTTCTATTGAAGGACATATGGAAAAAGCGGTTGCAGAAGCTTGGAATAAAATTTGGGAAATGGATTTAGAGAGAACCTATAAAGCGGATTTTGAAGAGTATTTGAATTCAGATTTTGATAATGCTAAGATTGATATTTATATTTCGCTTAAATAA
- a CDS encoding MerR family transcriptional regulator: protein MEGDYTIGDLVKKLNINKETIRYYEKIGLLSEPKKNANGYRIYSEKDIEMIRFICIIKNFGFSLREISILIHDEILCGNIEDIKRIVEGKINELSVKINKLEETKKLLEKVKRSLLSKDMEGCKDMEIYLKK from the coding sequence ATGGAAGGTGATTATACTATTGGGGATTTGGTAAAGAAGTTAAACATAAATAAGGAGACTATAAGGTACTATGAAAAAATCGGCTTACTTTCTGAGCCTAAAAAGAATGCAAACGGATATAGAATATATTCAGAAAAAGATATAGAGATGATTAGATTTATATGTATAATTAAAAATTTTGGTTTCTCGTTGAGGGAAATAAGTATATTAATACACGACGAAATATTATGTGGAAATATTGAAGATATCAAAAGGATTGTTGAAGGTAAAATAAATGAATTAAGTGTAAAAATAAATAAATTAGAAGAAACTAAGAAGCTACTTGAAAAAGTTAAGAGAAGTTTATTATCAAAAGATATGGAAGGTTGTAAAGACATGGAGATTTATTTGAAGAAATAG
- a CDS encoding EFR1 family ferrodoxin (N-terminal region resembles flavodoxins. C-terminal ferrodoxin region binds two 4Fe-4S clusters.), with amino-acid sequence MVIDKDTILYYSGTGNSFQVAKDINSELRGFKLCNISSIITEEKIKIEGKVLGIVFPVVYARLPLILERFLEKLEITKDIYVFAVATHGGAPAEVLIKLRKALKNKGIVLNSGFLIHMPGNNIFAYGANSIKKQNKAFEREKKRIKKIAHLVSERKNCKCELSKIMIDTLIDRVFINMTDKIVGNLHLRDEDFWVNDNCNSCKLCERICPVNNIEFITDKPIWNHNCEQCAACIQYCPKQAIQWRNKTSKRRRYKNPNINVIEITHWKDGSMRS; translated from the coding sequence ATGGTAATAGATAAGGATACAATACTATATTATTCAGGAACAGGTAATAGTTTTCAAGTAGCTAAGGATATAAATAGTGAACTAAGAGGATTTAAGTTATGTAATATATCTTCAATTATTACAGAAGAGAAAATAAAAATTGAAGGGAAAGTACTTGGAATAGTTTTCCCAGTAGTTTATGCACGGTTACCATTGATATTAGAAAGATTCTTAGAAAAGCTAGAAATTACTAAAGATATATATGTTTTTGCAGTAGCAACCCATGGAGGAGCTCCTGCTGAAGTATTAATTAAATTGAGAAAAGCATTAAAAAATAAAGGTATAGTATTAAATTCAGGCTTTTTAATCCATATGCCAGGAAACAATATTTTCGCATATGGGGCAAATTCTATTAAAAAACAAAACAAGGCTTTTGAAAGGGAAAAGAAAAGAATAAAGAAGATAGCTCATTTAGTTAGTGAAAGAAAAAACTGCAAATGTGAATTAAGTAAAATAATGATTGATACATTAATCGATAGAGTTTTTATTAATATGACAGATAAGATAGTAGGAAATCTTCATTTAAGGGATGAAGATTTTTGGGTTAATGATAATTGTAATAGTTGTAAATTATGTGAAAGAATTTGCCCAGTTAATAACATAGAATTTATTACTGATAAACCAATATGGAATCATAATTGTGAGCAATGTGCAGCTTGTATTCAATATTGCCCTAAGCAAGCCATTCAATGGAGAAATAAAACTTCTAAAAGAAGGCGCTATAAAAATCCTAATATTAATGTGATTGAGATAACTCACTGGAAAGATGGCAGTATGAGGAGTTGA
- a CDS encoding DUF3231 family protein translates to MNLITKGSNIIMGILSGNPQDEPLHYGEVFGLWSSLSVAKGALDNYQVFINHTGDQELKAFLKQVIKSSIKPSIKEIEEILQHNDIAVPPTPAERPEADLEQIPVGARLQDAQIAYIVAADIASGVVASSQGMSQSIREDVGLLFGQMGAKKAKDGAALLQIMKDKGWLVPPPLHHETKQQ, encoded by the coding sequence ATGAATCTAATAACGAAAGGAAGTAATATTATTATGGGAATTTTAAGTGGAAATCCTCAAGATGAGCCTCTACATTATGGAGAAGTATTTGGACTATGGAGCTCTTTATCAGTTGCAAAAGGTGCATTAGACAATTATCAAGTTTTTATTAATCATACTGGTGACCAAGAGTTAAAAGCATTTTTAAAACAAGTAATTAAATCATCAATCAAACCATCAATAAAAGAAATAGAAGAAATATTACAGCATAACGATATCGCGGTTCCACCCACACCAGCAGAACGACCTGAAGCAGACCTTGAACAAATTCCAGTTGGAGCGAGATTGCAAGATGCACAAATAGCTTATATAGTAGCTGCTGATATAGCATCAGGTGTTGTAGCAAGTAGTCAAGGAATGAGTCAATCAATTCGTGAAGATGTTGGATTATTATTTGGCCAAATGGGTGCAAAAAAAGCAAAAGATGGAGCAGCATTATTACAAATCATGAAAGATAAAGGTTGGCTAGTTCCACCACCACTTCATCATGAAACAAAACAACAATAA
- a CDS encoding helix-turn-helix transcriptional regulator, translating to MQVNRLFEIIYILLEKNIVTAKELSERFEVSQRTIYRDIEALSTAGIPVYMSKGKGGGISILPNFILNKAILTEEEKSEILSSIRAVNAVSFNASESEKVLRKLNNMLGENDTDWIEVDFSNWGNAGKEVETFNNIKAAILSKKVVKFDYSSGKGENISREVCPLKLYFKGQSWYMYGYCKMRKDYRFFKLRRVKNLYMIEESFNMKSPKNIKKEDNIFNDEFITLKMKISSKMEYRIYDEFEDFKKLDDGSFIVTTKYPKGEWLFGYISSFGEECEVLEPQEIRKEIRNRIKRMLFNYS from the coding sequence ATGCAAGTAAATAGATTATTTGAAATCATATATATTCTTTTAGAGAAAAATATTGTAACAGCAAAAGAATTATCAGAACGATTTGAAGTATCGCAAAGAACTATTTATAGAGATATTGAAGCACTTTCTACAGCAGGAATCCCAGTATATATGAGTAAAGGAAAAGGTGGAGGCATATCTATATTACCGAACTTTATATTGAATAAAGCTATACTAACAGAAGAAGAAAAGTCAGAAATATTATCATCTATAAGAGCTGTTAATGCTGTGAGTTTTAATGCTTCGGAATCTGAAAAGGTTCTTAGAAAGTTAAATAATATGTTAGGTGAAAATGATACTGATTGGATAGAAGTTGATTTTTCAAATTGGGGAAATGCAGGAAAAGAAGTGGAAACTTTTAATAATATTAAAGCTGCAATATTAAGTAAAAAAGTAGTAAAGTTTGATTACAGCAGTGGGAAGGGTGAAAATATTAGTAGGGAAGTATGCCCATTAAAGTTGTATTTCAAGGGACAAAGTTGGTATATGTATGGATATTGTAAAATGCGAAAAGATTATAGATTTTTTAAATTAAGAAGGGTGAAAAATTTATATATGATAGAAGAGAGTTTTAATATGAAATCGCCAAAAAATATAAAGAAGGAAGATAATATTTTTAATGATGAATTCATTACTTTAAAAATGAAAATTTCTTCTAAAATGGAGTATAGAATATATGATGAATTTGAAGATTTTAAGAAGCTAGATGATGGAAGTTTTATTGTTACTACTAAATACCCAAAGGGGGAATGGCTTTTTGGTTATATATCTTCATTTGGAGAGGAATGCGAGGTTTTAGAGCCACAAGAAATAAGAAAAGAAATAAGAAATAGAATTAAAAGAATGCTTTTTAATTATTCTTAA
- a CDS encoding DUF5067 domain-containing protein — translation MKIKKLFQVFTIIFASFMLLTACTSGNKDSEAKLWDSKTKTYTDDVVKMTYIKTRVHDIEYNAWEENKDVDLKTINLDGKDRIAVRVYWKLENNSGSTISFKRLYAHAINGIPSVSSVTQGGKKKTLVRITTSAWPIEKGYDKSHEDLKPGESVKTFDTYILDDTTTPIVVYFNKYGEDKSEGSYKISWEGSQITTNQLTLDAINNSNKMAETNKKKEADIDDKITKVFDGIAVDKDAKSTWTKADYDALVKDYGSGTKLTDIIAKYPHPSYKYKDGGDISLQYGKPEGDNFVSLSFQRITGTSDFELVSKKENGLR, via the coding sequence ATGAAAATAAAAAAATTATTTCAGGTATTTACTATTATTTTTGCTAGTTTTATGCTACTAACGGCTTGCACTAGTGGGAATAAAGACTCAGAAGCAAAACTATGGGACTCTAAAACCAAAACTTACACTGATGATGTAGTGAAAATGACATATATCAAAACTCGAGTGCACGATATTGAGTATAATGCTTGGGAGGAAAATAAGGATGTAGACCTTAAGACTATTAACCTTGATGGAAAAGATAGAATTGCAGTCCGTGTTTATTGGAAGTTAGAGAATAATTCTGGAAGTACAATTTCTTTTAAAAGACTTTATGCGCACGCCATTAATGGTATTCCTTCAGTCAGTTCTGTAACCCAGGGTGGTAAAAAAAAGACTTTGGTACGTATTACAACTAGTGCTTGGCCAATTGAAAAAGGATATGATAAAAGCCACGAAGATTTGAAGCCTGGTGAATCCGTTAAGACATTTGATACGTATATACTAGATGATACAACAACTCCAATTGTAGTTTATTTTAATAAGTATGGAGAAGACAAAAGCGAGGGCAGTTATAAGATAAGTTGGGAAGGATCACAAATTACTACTAATCAATTAACATTAGATGCTATTAATAACTCAAATAAAATGGCAGAAACCAATAAAAAGAAGGAAGCAGACATAGATGATAAAATTACAAAAGTCTTTGATGGTATTGCAGTAGATAAGGATGCTAAATCAACATGGACAAAAGCAGATTATGATGCACTGGTAAAGGACTATGGTTCTGGTACTAAGCTGACAGATATTATTGCGAAATACCCACATCCTAGTTATAAGTATAAGGATGGAGGAGATATTTCGTTGCAATATGGAAAGCCAGAAGGTGATAATTTTGTATCTCTTAGTTTTCAACGAATAACAGGAACGTCTGATTTTGAATTGGTTAGTAAAAAAGAAAATGGTCTAAGGTAA